A window of Quercus robur chromosome 12, dhQueRobu3.1, whole genome shotgun sequence genomic DNA:
AACGACCAAAATTTTCTATTCCAATTAGTTAACCAATACAAATCATCCCTTTATTCTATTTCATTCTAAATTCTGGATCATTCTGCTCCATTCCACCtgttttggtttattcaacccAATATGGTGATTCTAGCtagaatgtaaaaaaataattatttttttcttaaatccatgattttttttattatttcattcacatatgaaattttattattactttcctttataattgtttttttcttgtttacttTACTCATATTTgacatgactttttttttacattaattaatatatttttttttggctatcaaatgaaaaaaaaaaaaaaattctttactttgattttgaattaataatataatgtgGTATAATATcatatgtggggcccaataatttgtggccctgacccatttattcattgggtCCAAGGCCTGAGCTGAGGAAGGTTATAGTCAAGGATAGGTAATACAGGTACAAAATAGTCTCGGGACaaagccgaggacgattcagtcctcggcatgtccgaggtccccctggaaggaaggacaaaaacggtataggaacagtttggaaaaaatctaaaaatatctatgtcaatagggAAGGATACGCTGGATAGtttaacgaccaaggacaaagggaaagctgcccttactgccattcaatactctgcacttGACAGAGTCATAcccttcagcttttacaaccaccctcaaccactctgggtatgggttgatgggacaagtatcagtcttggaaaggtcgatcctacacgtggacgttggataaaGGATACAGGtcagtataaaaggaaaagtaagaaTTCAAAggaagaggctgggaaaaatggcaaaaaaccaGAGTCTCCCAACCCGCCTCCAgaagaaagactcctagggcgaatacgatttaaattatgtatgaacGCCACGAAAAAtccaccgtctggtgaccatggcctagcctttcaaacccacgctctacaaatgatattgtttggacctttttacgtgcgaactcaatattattatgggtcgttacgGATCGTGTCCTTACATCATATGATGCAACTTAAATATCTAAATGTGgtataatatacatatatacagtTTTAGCGGTAATTCCAGACAATATATTTAGATAGGTCTTTACCAAAATGTTCTGTTCTAGTAGACAAACGAAATAGGTCCGAAACCGTATTCAAACATAATTAATAAGATGGGGGCTAGGGCTGAGCTTAATGTGGAGctaaatagtttttaaaattttaaaaatcccaTGCGACAGAAAACAAATTGATGGGTTCCCATACTTcccacaaacaaacaaaaaaggggCAATGAGTTGGCAGGTAGAATTTACTATTTACACTAAAATTATTGTAGCTAGTAACCACTAACCAGGTCGTACATGTCTACATGATGATGAATAATGCAGTAATTATAATGTGCCTCATTAGTAATTACTGCTAAAAGATTTTGCACGACGTATACCAAACGCATGCGCGGTGCTCGAGCTTCTGACTCCATTCCCCGACATCGACGAGCGTGCGTGAATTTGCATGCAGCTGATGAAATGGCTCACACCGACCTTACCTACTCCAAATACATTGCTTCTCAAGCAACTTAAACAGTCCCTCTAGCTCCCATGAGTCGATTCTTTAGATATGTACCCTCAAATATGGTATCTTCCTtgggaaatatattttttgtaaaaagtttttcctcaaaacatattaaaaaaaaaaaaaaacaaagtagagAAATTAAGCAAGGTGTTTGGCGTGTCAAAGTGGACCTGCATGCCCAAATTTCCagaagaaacaaacacaaaacgtGAGGGACAAAATGAGGTAAAAATTCGAAGGAAAACGAAAACCCAATAGTCCGAAAATCCTTACCCTCTGGTTTATACTGTTTTGTCCTTTGTGGGAAATTTACTTGGTGCTGTTGTGGGACCATGACAGTATATGAAAATGACCCTTTTCTCGGGCCCTGCTTTTATTGTTGCTGAGCTGTCCATCCCTCCTTTTCTGCTGCTTTCAGTTGTTTAAACAAGTTgtacagtttttgtttttttttggtagctcATGGAACGAGGTTATGGTCATTCCGTTTTCGGTTGGGGTGCTTTTACTCTCTCTTTAAGCTCAGTATAGATTTGTACAGTAATCTTTTTGCCTTACACGTACACAACTGATAGGGAAAATATATAAGGGGTAAAAGGGAGTGATCATATTTGGATTATGAAAGTTGCTTTCAATCTCTGAAAACCCTTTTGGACAATTaccaaaatttcagtttcatttTCCTTCTATACTGCCACCATTCAGgcctctctctcttatttactGTGTTCTATTTCTATCCTCCGTTATTGTTATCCTCTCAAGGTTTTTACACTCAAAAGAACTGGCATCCTCTTCAGTGAAAAAATGGGCAGCACTGAAAATTGCCTTTGTTGGAACAAAAATAGACACCTAGTCAGTTCCTTGCTCTTAGCACTTTTGTTTTCAAGCTTGACCCAAGCGAGATTCATGGCTGAAGGTACTAGTTATACTACTCATAGAGAAACCCTTTGCTTTTTTTGGTCTGAATTGGACTTTTGCTAATTTCTATTTATTGCAGGTAGAGGTCTGCCCAAGTTAGTTGAGGCTGCTCAAGTAAGTAACAACAAGTTcccttctatatatatatatatatattgatcatttcctctatttaaattatttttgaagcTGATGTTGAATTCGAACATTGTGTACATACAGAAAGGGATAGAAGTGAAGAAAGTGGCAAGGATGGTGAGAACTCAGATAGGGTCAAGGCCACCAAGGTGTGAGAACAGGTGTAGCTCTTGTGGGCACTGTGAGGCAGTTCAGGTTCCTATTGTCCCACAAGTTCAAAACCACAGAAGAAGCCAATTCTATGCTTCGCGTGCAACCCCAAGTATTGCATATTCTAGAGGGGATGGCAGCTCTAACTACAAGCCTATGTGCTGGAAATGCAAGTGCGGCGACTTCATTTTCAATCCCTGATTGAGCTAACATGTTATTAAGTATTTAAGTAGTAGATAGGATATGACCAAAATAGTTGGATTGCACACACACGATCTCTCATGCTTTGTAGAGTTCTCCTTTAATCCATATTATAAAACCCTATTCCTACGCGTATAGatggggtttgggtttggattgaaaGAGTTGTATTATtcgtgggttttttttgttcaataaatttgttaatgtTTACATTGAGTTCATGATTATATTTATATCCAGTGTTGTTAAGATTTAAGAGTTCTTAATTAACACACGAGCTAGCCAATTAACCGAGCAAAGGAAATGGAAATGGAAGGATAAAAAAACAGTGTGGTTGTGGAAAAGAACGACAGAAACGcaacattttttacttttcacaGTTTGCTTTGCTGACGTGAGGCATGTTTTGATTGGTTTGACTAAAAAGGGTCCGGTTAAtaacaaatctatttttgataaattttattaggaatggaaaaaattgtaaaatttttttcaattttcaataatttttttctaaaattggtTTATTATTGTGTGTTCTTAAGGTACGTATTAATAAAATCCTACTAAAAATTATGTTAATAGTTGCCATTTGCTTGCAGTAAAGA
This region includes:
- the LOC126710024 gene encoding EPIDERMAL PATTERNING FACTOR-like protein 2 translates to MGSTENCLCWNKNRHLVSSLLLALLFSSLTQARFMAEGRGLPKLVEAAQKGIEVKKVARMVRTQIGSRPPRCENRCSSCGHCEAVQVPIVPQVQNHRRSQFYASRATPSIAYSRGDGSSNYKPMCWKCKCGDFIFNP